Proteins from a genomic interval of Pseudomonas paeninsulae:
- a CDS encoding LysR substrate-binding domain-containing protein, with the protein MKRQMPALNALKAFEIAGSTGSFTRAAEQLNVTQSAISRQVRQLEAQLGEPLLTRRHHHLELTNAGRQLLRALHQSFDKIELTVRSIQQKNHINRLRLNAPPTFTSRWLLPRLGRLREQHPELELSVTTLLQDSLRESSTLDCAIRFGNGEWDQLNSSLLFHEQHIAVCAPTLLASLQTGDDTPDLASLPLLHVLASEERRFQTWRHWLDAAGITGVDTQTGYEFDLLDLAIRAAVDGLGITIADHHMVNRELACGQLTQLLNVHVTGHQSYWLVTRPEQAESPQLQVFREWLQQEIWLAQRSLEPLAPSIDRGHDALSSRGQDA; encoded by the coding sequence TTGAAACGTCAGATGCCCGCACTAAATGCGCTGAAAGCCTTTGAGATCGCTGGCAGCACTGGGAGCTTCACTCGCGCAGCAGAGCAACTCAACGTCACACAAAGCGCTATTAGCCGACAAGTGCGTCAACTCGAAGCGCAGCTTGGCGAGCCGCTCCTCACCCGCCGTCACCATCACTTGGAACTGACTAATGCCGGCCGCCAACTACTACGGGCCCTACATCAGTCGTTTGACAAGATCGAACTGACCGTCCGCAGCATCCAACAGAAGAACCATATCAACCGCTTACGCCTCAATGCACCACCGACCTTCACAAGCCGCTGGCTTCTGCCGCGCCTCGGCCGCCTGCGCGAGCAGCATCCAGAGTTGGAGCTGAGCGTCACCACGCTCTTGCAGGACAGCCTCAGGGAATCCAGCACGCTGGACTGTGCGATTCGCTTCGGCAACGGTGAGTGGGACCAGCTCAACAGCTCGCTGCTCTTCCACGAGCAGCATATCGCCGTATGTGCTCCGACCCTACTCGCCAGTCTGCAGACCGGCGATGATACGCCCGACCTTGCTAGTCTTCCTTTACTGCACGTGCTGGCCAGCGAGGAGCGGCGTTTCCAGACTTGGCGCCATTGGCTGGATGCTGCGGGCATCACAGGCGTGGATACCCAGACCGGCTACGAGTTCGACCTGCTTGACCTGGCCATTCGCGCAGCAGTAGACGGCCTCGGTATCACTATTGCAGACCACCATATGGTCAACCGTGAACTGGCCTGCGGACAATTGACCCAGCTGCTCAATGTGCACGTCACCGGCCACCAGTCATACTGGTTGGTGACCCGCCCCGAACAGGCCGAGTCACCCCAGCTGCAAGTGTTCCGCGAATGGCTACAACAGGAGATATGGCTGGCGCAACGCAGCCTCGAGCCCTTAGCCCCCTCCATCGACCGTGGGCATGACGCCCTGAGCAGCCGAGGCCAAGATGCGTGA
- a CDS encoding LysR substrate-binding domain-containing protein, with the protein MRELPSLNALRVFEEVAHHHSFSQAAKELNVTQGAVSRQIKQLELYLGVALFVRTPQGLSLTPQGAGLVPHLSEAFERMQQALQAVRVPNLRQRLRILAPPTYATRWLAPRLKSFNQRYPAISLSISSDAGHDSASETDCRIRFGLQAAAGQVSHLMVLERHIAVASPELFNQGLPPALDGYPLLHIIHEGKHLQVWENWLEATGRNDVDPSQGLEFSTLDQVIHTTLAGGGLAVIDRQMIERELAAGQLLPISPVEVLGPYGYWLDIPPSSQGLSKVELFSDWLMVQVAP; encoded by the coding sequence ATGCGTGAGCTACCGTCCCTGAATGCCCTGCGGGTCTTCGAAGAAGTCGCACATCACCACAGCTTCAGCCAGGCCGCCAAAGAGCTGAATGTGACTCAGGGTGCCGTCAGCCGGCAGATCAAGCAGCTCGAACTGTACCTCGGTGTGGCATTGTTCGTGCGCACGCCGCAGGGACTGAGCCTGACGCCCCAAGGCGCGGGGCTGGTGCCTCATCTGAGTGAAGCCTTCGAGCGGATGCAGCAGGCTCTGCAAGCCGTGCGAGTGCCCAACCTGCGCCAACGCCTGCGCATCCTCGCACCGCCCACCTACGCCACTCGCTGGCTAGCGCCGCGACTGAAGAGTTTCAACCAGCGCTACCCCGCCATCAGCCTGAGCATCAGCAGTGATGCAGGGCATGACAGTGCCAGCGAAACGGACTGCAGAATTCGTTTCGGTCTGCAGGCCGCCGCCGGCCAAGTCAGTCATCTGATGGTGCTGGAGCGACATATCGCGGTGGCCAGCCCAGAACTCTTCAATCAGGGCCTGCCACCCGCGCTCGACGGGTATCCACTGCTGCACATCATCCATGAAGGCAAGCACCTGCAGGTATGGGAGAACTGGCTGGAAGCGACCGGGCGCAATGACGTAGATCCAAGCCAGGGTCTGGAATTCAGCACTCTGGACCAGGTGATCCATACCACCCTGGCCGGAGGCGGGCTGGCGGTCATCGACCGGCAAATGATTGAGCGCGAGCTGGCAGCAGGGCAATTGCTGCCCATCAGCCCGGTGGAGGTGCTCGGCCCGTACGGCTATTGGCTGGACATCCCCCCCAGCAGCCAGGGCTTGTCCAAAGTCGAGTTGTTCAGCGACTGGCTGATGGTCCAAGTTGCGCCCTGA
- a CDS encoding NAD-dependent succinate-semialdehyde dehydrogenase encodes MSALIRNGNFIDGQWSSGGPTYSVFNPANGELIVEVQKAGAEETILAIDAANRALPAWRKLTAKERSQRLKRWSELMLSNQRDLATLLSREQGKPLAEAMGEVVYAASFLEWFAEEAKRAYGDVIPSHKADARIIVTKEAIGVVAAITPWNFPLAMVTRKVGPALAAGCTMILKPSEETPLSAFALAVLAEQAGIPAGVFNIVSGDAVAIGGVLQASSVVRKLSFTGSTRTGKLLMRQAADTLKKVSLELGGNAPFIVFDDADLDAAVKGAMASKFRNTGQTCVCVNRFFIQDGVYEAFTGKLAEAVAAMRVGSALDGETEQGPLINAAALAKVELHVGDALEKGAKLMCGGRRHALGGTFFEPTILTEANSDMLIAQDETFGPVAACFRFKDEAEVLQRANDTPYGLSAYFYSRDIGRVWRMAEGLEAGMVGINEGIISTEVAPFGGIKESGLGREGSKYGLDDYLEIKYLLMGGL; translated from the coding sequence ATGAGCGCGTTGATCCGTAATGGCAATTTCATCGACGGCCAATGGTCCAGCGGTGGTCCGACATACTCGGTATTCAACCCTGCCAACGGCGAGTTGATCGTCGAGGTGCAAAAGGCCGGCGCCGAAGAAACCATCCTGGCCATAGACGCAGCAAATCGCGCCTTGCCGGCCTGGCGCAAACTGACTGCCAAGGAGCGCAGCCAGCGACTCAAGCGCTGGAGCGAGCTGATGCTGAGCAATCAGCGCGACCTCGCGACCCTGCTCAGCCGCGAGCAGGGCAAGCCGTTGGCCGAAGCGATGGGTGAGGTGGTTTACGCCGCTAGCTTCCTCGAGTGGTTCGCCGAAGAGGCCAAGCGCGCCTATGGCGATGTGATTCCGAGCCATAAGGCTGACGCGCGGATCATCGTAACCAAGGAAGCCATCGGCGTGGTGGCCGCGATTACCCCGTGGAACTTCCCCTTGGCCATGGTCACCCGCAAGGTCGGTCCCGCGCTGGCGGCCGGTTGCACGATGATTCTCAAGCCCTCGGAAGAGACGCCGTTGTCAGCCTTCGCCCTAGCAGTGTTGGCGGAGCAGGCAGGCATTCCGGCCGGTGTGTTCAACATCGTCTCCGGCGACGCCGTGGCAATTGGCGGGGTGCTGCAAGCCTCCAGCGTGGTGCGCAAACTGTCGTTCACTGGCTCCACCCGCACCGGTAAATTGCTGATGCGTCAGGCCGCCGACACCTTGAAAAAGGTCTCGCTGGAACTGGGCGGCAACGCGCCGTTCATTGTTTTCGACGACGCCGATCTGGATGCCGCGGTCAAAGGCGCCATGGCCTCGAAGTTCCGCAACACCGGGCAGACCTGCGTCTGCGTAAATCGTTTTTTCATTCAGGACGGCGTCTACGAAGCCTTCACCGGCAAACTTGCCGAAGCAGTTGCTGCCATGCGAGTTGGCAGCGCCCTGGATGGTGAAACCGAGCAAGGTCCGCTGATCAATGCGGCGGCGTTGGCGAAGGTCGAACTGCATGTGGGCGATGCATTAGAGAAGGGCGCCAAGCTGATGTGCGGCGGTCGTCGTCACGCACTGGGCGGGACGTTCTTCGAACCGACCATCCTCACTGAAGCCAACAGCGACATGCTGATCGCTCAGGACGAAACCTTTGGGCCGGTGGCCGCGTGCTTCCGCTTCAAGGATGAGGCCGAAGTGCTGCAACGGGCCAACGACACGCCGTACGGTTTGTCGGCCTACTTCTACAGTCGCGACATCGGCCGCGTGTGGCGCATGGCCGAGGGCCTGGAAGCCGGCATGGTCGGGATCAACGAAGGGATCATTTCCACGGAAGTAGCACCATTCGGTGGCATCAAGGAATCTGGCCTGGGGCGCGAGGGTTCGAAGTACGGCCTGGACGACTACCTGGAAATCAAATACCTGTTGATGGGTGGACTCTGA
- a CDS encoding aldo/keto reductase, with product MQYIRLGNSGLQVSRLCLGTMNMGTPDWKPWIFDEKKSEPIVKHALDNGVNFIDLADFYSAGVGEEVVGRIVKRLARREDLVITTKVGYGTRTGINASGHSRKHIMDSIDASLKRLNMDYVDVFMLHYFDVNTPVEETMSAMNDIVRSGKARYIGVSTMLTGQLAKILMACERNGWVKPINMQLQLNCAYREEEREMIPFCRDQGLGVSVFSPLARGLLTGDVQSTRNQTDFFTQQMYSDEASFEVAHSVQRVARARGVSNAQIAQAWVANHPGVDCMLVGADTTEQFDSALAALETKLDAEELHELERNYTPCDVINDYTAGKRILRSARPGLERFNLTEAVA from the coding sequence ATGCAATACATTCGTTTGGGCAACTCTGGCCTGCAAGTCTCCCGCCTGTGCCTGGGCACCATGAACATGGGCACCCCGGACTGGAAGCCGTGGATCTTCGATGAGAAAAAGAGCGAGCCGATCGTCAAGCATGCGCTGGACAACGGCGTGAACTTCATTGACCTCGCGGATTTCTACTCCGCCGGTGTCGGTGAGGAGGTGGTGGGGCGCATCGTCAAGCGTCTGGCTCGTCGCGAAGACCTGGTGATCACCACCAAGGTCGGATACGGCACCCGCACCGGGATCAACGCCAGCGGTCATTCACGTAAGCACATCATGGACAGCATCGACGCCTCTCTGAAGCGTCTGAACATGGATTATGTCGATGTGTTCATGCTGCATTACTTCGACGTGAACACCCCGGTTGAAGAAACCATGAGCGCAATGAACGATATCGTGCGCTCCGGCAAGGCCCGTTATATCGGCGTGTCTACCATGCTCACCGGACAACTGGCGAAGATCCTCATGGCCTGCGAGCGCAATGGTTGGGTCAAGCCGATCAACATGCAGTTGCAACTAAACTGCGCCTACCGCGAAGAAGAGCGCGAGATGATTCCGTTCTGCCGCGATCAGGGGTTGGGCGTGTCGGTGTTTAGTCCACTGGCCCGCGGTTTGTTAACCGGTGACGTGCAGTCGACCCGTAACCAGACCGATTTTTTCACCCAGCAGATGTACAGCGACGAAGCCTCGTTCGAGGTCGCTCATTCAGTACAGCGTGTGGCCCGTGCCCGCGGCGTGTCCAACGCGCAGATCGCCCAGGCGTGGGTTGCCAACCATCCGGGTGTGGATTGCATGCTGGTGGGTGCCGACACCACCGAGCAGTTCGACAGTGCCTTGGCGGCGCTGGAAACAAAGCTCGATGCTGAAGAGCTGCATGAACTGGAGCGCAATTACACTCCATGCGATGTGATCAACGATTACACCGCCGGCAAGCGTATCCTGCGTTCGGCCCGTCCGGGTCTGGAGCGCTTCAATCTGACTGAGGCTGTGGCATGA
- the fae gene encoding formaldehyde-activating enzyme: MKQLDLYIGEGFEGPGVNAAHINILLGPRNGPAGQAFSNSLASPSQGHCPFMVIAQPNIPVKPMTLYVNKAAISSDLHGNATWGASQAGIAKAVLEALLDDTLPPEAEDEWAIVTANWVNPACDDLDAVYLNNYNACRTAIRAALTGKPEKAQLADVVDHISNPFYTPKA, encoded by the coding sequence ATGAAACAACTCGATCTGTACATCGGCGAAGGCTTTGAAGGTCCAGGCGTCAATGCCGCTCACATCAACATCTTGCTCGGGCCGCGCAACGGTCCGGCCGGTCAGGCTTTCTCTAATAGCCTGGCGTCGCCAAGCCAGGGGCATTGCCCGTTCATGGTAATTGCTCAGCCGAACATTCCGGTCAAACCGATGACCTTGTATGTGAACAAGGCCGCCATCAGCAGTGATCTGCACGGCAATGCCACCTGGGGCGCGTCACAGGCCGGTATCGCCAAGGCTGTGCTTGAAGCGCTGTTGGACGACACCTTGCCGCCGGAAGCCGAAGACGAGTGGGCGATCGTGACCGCCAACTGGGTCAATCCGGCCTGTGATGACCTTGATGCGGTCTACCTGAATAACTACAACGCCTGCCGCACGGCGATTCGTGCAGCGCTGACCGGCAAGCCGGAAAAGGCGCAACTGGCGGATGTGGTCGATCACATCAGCAACCCTTTCTACACCCCAAAAGCCTGA
- a CDS encoding BCCT family transporter has translation MKTIRHLTFWPAFICLLLTVYFTTVDKPGFIAATSALNNMVIANFAWLLNSGAVFLVGVCAYAYFSKAADIRIGGAEATPLLSPFKWFAVSLTAVIAMGILFWGAAEPVLHFREPPAFLGLEAGSSGAMQFAMSTMFVHWTITPYSIYTATALAFALAFHNLKMPFSIGSLLRPLLGRYVDGLGGQLIDALALFAVIIGMSATLNSGLLAIGDGFSYLMGIEKSPLLYAVIAIVIIGGTLMSAASGLHRGIQGLARINTWLYFVGLGFIFLVGPTAFILGLGTESLGVYLTHFFERNLVTGTAAQDQWAGWWTTAYFASWFGWAPVTCLFLGRIARGYTVRQFITVNLLLPSLFGFIWFSVISGSTLFFDLSSNGGLYQVYKDQGLASVTYSLFEHLPGSLVLSVLFIFACFITFITAADSNTDVIGALCTRGVSAENPRSPLWVKAVWGGAIAFVAWVSASYIGAEGIRMLMNLAGLPGALICIGAGFALLRILRGLTSPAPAPLSQAHSSLPVDDSQSPVAQPLLGNS, from the coding sequence ATGAAAACCATCCGTCACTTGACGTTCTGGCCCGCCTTTATCTGTCTGCTGCTAACCGTCTACTTCACCACTGTCGATAAGCCCGGCTTCATAGCAGCCACCTCGGCACTGAACAACATGGTCATCGCTAACTTCGCCTGGTTGTTGAATAGCGGTGCGGTATTCCTAGTGGGAGTCTGCGCCTACGCGTACTTCTCCAAGGCGGCCGATATCCGCATCGGTGGCGCCGAGGCCACGCCGCTGCTGTCTCCGTTCAAATGGTTTGCTGTATCACTGACCGCGGTCATCGCCATGGGCATCCTGTTCTGGGGCGCGGCCGAGCCGGTGCTGCACTTTCGCGAGCCGCCAGCCTTCCTCGGCCTGGAAGCCGGCTCCAGCGGCGCCATGCAGTTCGCCATGTCGACCATGTTTGTGCACTGGACCATCACGCCCTACAGCATCTACACCGCCACGGCGCTGGCCTTCGCCCTGGCCTTCCACAATTTAAAGATGCCGTTCTCGATCGGCAGTCTGTTGCGTCCGCTGCTGGGACGGTATGTGGATGGACTGGGTGGTCAGTTGATCGACGCACTGGCGCTGTTTGCCGTGATCATCGGCATGTCGGCCACTCTCAATAGCGGCCTCCTGGCTATCGGCGATGGCTTCAGCTACCTGATGGGCATCGAGAAGTCGCCGCTGCTCTACGCGGTGATCGCTATCGTGATCATCGGCGGTACCTTGATGTCGGCGGCGTCCGGCCTGCACCGCGGTATCCAGGGGCTGGCGCGGATCAATACCTGGCTGTACTTCGTCGGCCTGGGATTCATCTTTCTGGTCGGCCCTACCGCCTTCATCCTCGGCCTGGGCACCGAGTCGCTGGGCGTGTATTTGACCCATTTCTTCGAGCGTAACCTGGTAACCGGCACCGCTGCCCAGGACCAGTGGGCTGGCTGGTGGACCACTGCCTACTTCGCCAGCTGGTTCGGCTGGGCCCCGGTTACCTGCCTGTTCCTCGGTCGAATCGCCCGCGGCTATACCGTACGCCAGTTCATCACGGTCAACCTGCTGTTGCCGTCGCTGTTCGGTTTCATCTGGTTCAGCGTGATCAGCGGCAGCACCCTGTTCTTCGACCTGAGCTCAAACGGTGGCTTGTACCAGGTGTACAAGGACCAGGGCCTGGCGAGCGTGACCTACAGCCTGTTTGAACACTTGCCGGGCAGCCTAGTGCTCAGCGTGCTGTTCATCTTCGCCTGCTTCATCACCTTTATCACTGCCGCTGACTCCAATACCGATGTGATCGGCGCGCTCTGCACTCGTGGTGTCAGCGCCGAAAACCCGCGCTCGCCACTCTGGGTCAAGGCGGTCTGGGGCGGTGCCATCGCCTTCGTGGCCTGGGTGAGTGCCAGCTACATCGGCGCCGAAGGCATTCGCATGCTGATGAACCTGGCCGGCCTGCCCGGCGCCCTGATCTGTATCGGCGCCGGTTTCGCCCTGCTGCGGATTCTGCGCGGTCTGACTTCGCCGGCACCGGCACCGCTTTCACAGGCGCACAGCTCACTGCCGGTAGATGACTCGCAATCCCCCGTCGCTCAGCCGCTGCTGGGTAATTCTTGA
- a CDS encoding OprD family porin, translated as MPHSRFVLPNAPAKSLLSALVLSLLPVSLPLLAASEASNSDGFIDGSTLKLINRNFYFNRDFRSRGDGAFNGRQQSYREEWAHGFQALYSSGYSAGTVGVGLDAHALLGVKLDSGGGTSGSNLLPLDSQRRAEDDYSSAGAALKLRAFDTELKAGDLFPITPVFQRGDGRLLPQSFQGVSLQGSYFDGLSLQGGHLHAAKNKASSNHNGEMTTEYGGTAYRSASYFGGDYQFANGPLLSLYQAQFEDVWNQTYVSLAHSFDLGQARNLALGANLYRTRDEGRALAGIIDTNSWSAYSSLALGAHKFTLAYQRIDGDQPFDYLGDGDSIYLANSVLYSDFNSPNERSWQVRYDLDMAKFGIPGLSLMTRYLRGSNIENSQVDPSGAYAYYAALGDNGKHWERDIQAQYVVQSGPAKNLSLTLQQTVHRANSAQADGDVNQVRIITQYPLDIF; from the coding sequence GTGCCCCACTCCCGTTTTGTCCTGCCCAACGCTCCTGCCAAAAGTCTGCTGTCCGCGCTTGTTCTGAGTCTTCTGCCGGTCAGCCTGCCTCTGTTGGCCGCCAGCGAGGCCTCCAACAGCGATGGCTTCATCGACGGCAGCACGCTCAAGCTGATCAACCGCAACTTCTACTTCAACCGCGACTTTCGCAGCCGTGGCGATGGCGCCTTCAACGGTCGTCAGCAGAGCTATCGCGAGGAGTGGGCGCATGGCTTTCAGGCGCTCTACAGCTCCGGCTACAGTGCTGGGACCGTAGGCGTCGGCCTGGATGCCCACGCCCTGCTGGGGGTGAAACTCGACAGCGGAGGCGGCACCTCGGGCTCCAACCTGCTGCCGCTCGATAGCCAGCGTCGCGCCGAGGACGACTACTCCAGCGCCGGCGCCGCCCTCAAGTTGCGCGCCTTCGACACCGAGTTGAAAGCCGGAGACCTATTCCCGATTACACCGGTGTTCCAGCGCGGCGATGGCCGCCTGTTGCCGCAGAGTTTCCAGGGCGTATCGCTACAAGGCAGCTACTTCGACGGCCTGAGCCTGCAGGGCGGCCACCTGCATGCAGCGAAGAACAAGGCCAGCAGCAACCATAACGGCGAGATGACCACCGAGTACGGTGGCACGGCCTACCGCTCGGCCAGCTACTTTGGCGGTGATTACCAGTTCGCCAATGGCCCGCTGCTAAGTCTCTACCAGGCGCAGTTCGAGGACGTCTGGAACCAGACTTACGTCAGCCTCGCCCACAGCTTCGACCTCGGCCAGGCGCGCAACCTGGCCCTGGGCGCCAACCTCTACCGCACCCGCGACGAGGGCCGCGCCTTAGCCGGCATAATCGACACCAATAGCTGGAGCGCCTACTCCAGCCTAGCCCTGGGCGCACACAAGTTCACCCTGGCCTACCAGCGCATCGATGGAGATCAACCCTTCGATTACCTCGGCGACGGCGACTCGATCTACCTGGCCAACTCGGTACTCTACTCGGACTTCAACTCGCCCAACGAGCGCTCCTGGCAAGTACGCTACGACCTCGACATGGCCAAGTTCGGCATTCCCGGCCTGAGCCTGATGACTCGCTACCTGCGTGGCAGCAACATCGAAAACAGCCAGGTCGATCCCAGCGGCGCCTATGCCTACTACGCCGCCTTGGGCGACAACGGCAAGCACTGGGAACGAGACATCCAGGCGCAATACGTGGTGCAGAGTGGCCCGGCCAAGAACCTCTCGCTGACCTTGCAGCAGACCGTTCATCGCGCCAACTCGGCGCAAGCGGACGGCGACGTCAATCAGGTGCGGATTATCACGCAGTACCCGCTGGATATTTTCTAG
- the aldA gene encoding aldehyde dehydrogenase, producing the protein MRHDQIFLDGQFVAPASPALISVYNPATEALIAQVPAATAEEAIRAVEAAAAAQKHWGKLTSIERAEHLRRFADALTANAEAIGQALTAESGKSLQDASNEARYAAEITRYHAEWARRIEGEIIPSDTPDENLFLQREPIGVVACLIPFNYPVYTLLRKVAPALITGNTVVVRPSNNTPTSAFEIAKAAQQAGLPAGVLNVLTMDHATAAHLCTHPAVGLITLTGSVNAGRTVLEYCKTNIAKPSLELGGKTPAIIEADADLERAASDLVASKTTHCGQLCTAIERVYVQESVHDRFLALLKEKMAAVRIGDRAEDSSLMGPLVNASAQRNIHAMVERAVAAGAAIETGGQLPSGKGHFYPATLLSGCRQDMEIVQEETFGPIMPVLKYRDIDEALAMANDHQFGLSSVLYTESYKTALKVANNIEAGELYVNRTPADPYQGYHAGWKRSGLGGDDGKHGMLEFTQTRLVVMKY; encoded by the coding sequence ATGCGACATGATCAGATTTTCCTAGACGGCCAGTTCGTCGCTCCCGCGAGCCCTGCGCTCATTTCCGTTTACAACCCGGCCACCGAAGCGCTGATCGCCCAAGTTCCCGCCGCCACAGCCGAAGAGGCCATACGGGCGGTCGAGGCAGCTGCAGCCGCGCAGAAGCACTGGGGCAAACTGACCAGCATCGAGCGCGCCGAACACCTGCGCCGTTTCGCTGACGCCCTGACAGCGAATGCCGAAGCCATCGGTCAGGCCCTGACGGCCGAGTCAGGCAAAAGCCTGCAGGACGCCAGCAACGAAGCACGCTACGCCGCCGAGATCACCCGCTACCATGCCGAATGGGCGCGCCGAATCGAAGGCGAGATCATCCCCAGCGATACGCCGGATGAGAACCTCTTTCTGCAACGAGAACCGATTGGGGTCGTGGCCTGCCTGATCCCATTCAACTACCCGGTCTATACCCTGCTACGCAAAGTGGCGCCCGCGCTGATCACCGGCAACACCGTGGTAGTGCGGCCGAGCAACAACACCCCGACCTCGGCATTCGAGATCGCCAAGGCGGCGCAGCAGGCTGGACTGCCGGCTGGCGTGCTGAACGTGCTGACCATGGACCACGCCACCGCCGCCCACCTCTGTACTCACCCGGCGGTTGGCCTGATTACCCTCACTGGCAGCGTCAACGCAGGTCGCACAGTGCTGGAATACTGCAAAACCAATATCGCCAAGCCGTCCCTGGAACTTGGCGGCAAAACCCCGGCTATCATCGAGGCCGACGCCGACCTGGAGAGGGCCGCAAGTGACCTCGTGGCCTCCAAGACCACCCACTGCGGCCAACTGTGTACCGCCATCGAACGGGTCTATGTGCAGGAAAGCGTGCACGACCGCTTCCTGGCTCTGCTTAAAGAAAAGATGGCGGCAGTGCGCATCGGCGACCGCGCCGAGGATTCCAGCCTAATGGGTCCGCTGGTCAACGCCAGTGCGCAGCGGAACATCCACGCGATGGTCGAGCGCGCTGTCGCCGCGGGTGCCGCCATTGAAACCGGCGGCCAGCTACCCTCTGGCAAGGGCCACTTCTACCCGGCCACCCTGCTCAGCGGTTGCCGCCAGGACATGGAAATCGTTCAGGAAGAAACCTTCGGCCCGATCATGCCGGTGCTCAAATACCGGGATATCGACGAAGCGCTGGCCATGGCCAACGATCATCAGTTCGGCCTGTCCTCCGTACTCTATACCGAGAGCTACAAGACTGCGCTGAAGGTGGCCAACAACATCGAAGCCGGCGAACTGTACGTCAACCGCACACCGGCAGACCCCTACCAGGGCTACCACGCAGGCTGGAAACGCTCAGGCCTAGGCGGCGATGACGGCAAACACGGCATGCTCGAATTCACCCAGACCCGCCTGGTGGTAATGAAGTACTGA